A part of Rickettsia canadensis str. McKiel genomic DNA contains:
- a CDS encoding valine--tRNA ligase: MKAFPKNYNFTENEKKWQRIWQEKQIYAYDPNISKEETYIVDTPPPTVSGQLHIGHVYSYTQTDFIVRFQRMIGKNIFYPMGFDDNGLPTERLVEKQKQIKAYNIGRNKFIQICEEVVASEEEKFRGLLNKIALSVDWSLEYQTISPLSQKISQMSFLDLVKRGEIYRNDQPILWDPVDGTALAQADIKDTENSSLMNYITFKTEQGEPLTIATTRPELLPACVAVFYHPDDRHYKHLAGKFVITPLFKDKVPLLADPLVQQDKGTGLVMCCTFGDQTDITWWKTHNLPLKTIITKKGTIDFPNDIGIDRLKIKEARAKIIDILKEQNLLIKQEEITHIVKCAERSGSPLEILTMPQWFVKTISHKEALLKRANELNWHPKNMKIRLENWINAISWDWCISRQRCFGVPFPVWYSKRVGEEGKILYADIAQLPVDPLRDLPIGYSRDEVEPDLDVMDTWATSSVSPQLSTHGISDDFAINKNRHDKLFPMDLRPQAHEIIRTWAFYTILKAHLHQNTLPWKNIMVSGWCLAEDRSKMSKSKGNVLVPEKLLEQYGSDVIRYWSANSKLGADTAYSEDVMKNGKRLVNKLWNAAKFVSIHLHKLKDQDKKAKLLEVKEIITNEFDKWMINKLVELVNAVTNELQNYEYANAMHLTEKFFLAVFCDNYLEISKTRAYDEDNKNLSGQYSSILTLYHVMQTLLKLFAPFMPHITEELYQILYNDKESIHIKGTFANHDNLHYNIDTKQAEGMLKILDIVRKFKAEKNLSIKAPIKLLKISGIVLSEELAEDLKNVTSAEEIKFEIQDNKIKIDIII, from the coding sequence ATGAAAGCATTTCCAAAAAATTATAATTTTACAGAAAATGAAAAAAAATGGCAGAGAATTTGGCAAGAAAAACAAATTTATGCTTATGATCCAAATATTTCAAAAGAAGAAACTTATATAGTTGATACGCCGCCTCCAACTGTTTCAGGACAACTACACATTGGTCATGTTTACAGCTATACGCAAACTGATTTTATTGTACGATTTCAGCGTATGATAGGCAAAAATATCTTTTATCCTATGGGTTTTGACGATAACGGACTACCGACTGAGAGACTTGTTGAAAAGCAGAAGCAGATCAAAGCTTATAATATTGGAAGAAATAAATTTATACAAATTTGTGAAGAGGTAGTAGCAAGTGAAGAAGAAAAATTTAGAGGTCTATTGAACAAAATAGCCTTATCGGTTGATTGGAGTTTAGAGTACCAAACTATCAGTCCGTTATCTCAGAAAATATCGCAAATGTCTTTTCTTGATTTAGTTAAGAGAGGCGAAATATACCGCAATGATCAACCTATATTATGGGATCCAGTAGACGGTACTGCTCTTGCTCAAGCCGATATTAAGGACACTGAAAACTCCTCCCTCATGAATTATATCACTTTTAAAACCGAGCAAGGAGAGCCGCTTACTATAGCAACTACAAGACCTGAGTTATTACCAGCTTGCGTAGCCGTATTTTACCACCCTGACGATAGACATTATAAGCATCTAGCAGGTAAATTTGTTATAACTCCACTTTTTAAAGATAAAGTTCCACTGCTTGCTGATCCTTTAGTACAACAAGATAAAGGTACAGGATTAGTTATGTGCTGCACGTTTGGTGATCAAACGGATATTACTTGGTGGAAAACACATAATCTACCTTTAAAAACTATTATCACCAAAAAAGGTACGATAGACTTCCCTAATGATATAGGTATAGACCGATTGAAAATTAAAGAAGCTCGAGCAAAAATAATAGATATTTTAAAAGAGCAGAATTTACTTATTAAACAAGAAGAAATAACTCATATTGTAAAATGTGCCGAGAGGTCAGGTTCACCACTGGAAATTTTAACCATGCCACAATGGTTTGTTAAAACGATATCACATAAAGAAGCATTACTTAAAAGAGCAAATGAGCTAAATTGGCATCCTAAAAATATGAAGATTCGTTTAGAAAATTGGATTAATGCCATTAGCTGGGATTGGTGTATAAGTAGGCAGCGTTGTTTCGGTGTACCATTTCCTGTTTGGTACTCTAAAAGAGTAGGAGAAGAAGGTAAGATTTTATATGCCGATATTGCACAGCTACCAGTTGATCCCTTAAGAGATTTACCCATTGGTTATAGTAGAGATGAAGTTGAACCTGATCTAGACGTCATGGATACTTGGGCCACAAGCTCTGTTTCGCCGCAACTTTCAACTCATGGCATCTCTGATGATTTCGCTATTAATAAAAATAGGCACGATAAATTATTTCCGATGGATTTAAGACCTCAAGCACACGAAATTATCAGGACTTGGGCATTCTATACTATCCTAAAAGCACATCTACATCAAAATACTTTGCCGTGGAAAAATATCATGGTAAGTGGTTGGTGTTTAGCTGAAGATCGAAGTAAAATGTCAAAATCTAAGGGCAATGTGTTAGTTCCTGAAAAGCTACTAGAACAGTACGGTTCTGACGTAATACGCTATTGGTCGGCAAATTCAAAACTAGGTGCTGATACCGCCTACTCGGAAGACGTTATGAAAAACGGCAAACGACTAGTTAATAAGTTGTGGAATGCTGCTAAATTCGTTTCTATTCATTTGCATAAATTAAAAGATCAAGACAAAAAAGCAAAGCTTTTAGAGGTTAAAGAAATAATCACTAACGAGTTTGATAAATGGATGATTAATAAGTTAGTAGAGCTAGTGAATGCAGTAACAAATGAGTTACAAAACTACGAATATGCAAATGCTATGCATCTGACAGAAAAATTCTTTTTGGCAGTATTTTGTGATAATTATTTAGAGATTAGTAAAACACGAGCTTATGATGAAGACAATAAAAACCTTAGCGGACAATATAGCAGCATATTAACTTTATATCATGTGATGCAAACATTACTAAAACTATTTGCACCTTTCATGCCTCATATTACCGAAGAATTATACCAAATATTATACAATGATAAAGAATCTATCCATATAAAAGGTACCTTTGCTAACCATGATAATTTACATTACAATATAGATACAAAACAAGCAGAAGGGATGCTTAAAATCCTAGATATCGTCAGAAAATTCAAAGCCGAGAAGAATTTATCTATAAAAGCTCCTATAAAATTGCTTAAAATTAGTGGCATAGTATTATCTGAAGAATTAGCAGAAGATTTAAAAAATGTCACATCAGCAGAAGAAATAAAATTTGAGATTCAAGATAATAAAATTAAAATCGATATTATCATTTAA
- a CDS encoding MFS transporter, which translates to MNNLLSKRDLSILIGNAMDHFDTALYGCLAPLLAGIFFPNYDKVVALILTYSVLATSLFTRPIGAYFFGVIAKKYSGIFALSHSLIGVAFSTALIGLIPSHARIGWLAPLLLVVLRTFQGLYSEGECTIAKLYILENKDETKAFKASYLYQTSTMVGIILASFISTIVLNIDYNEYWRLCFIFGGFTALVGYFLRKSDSIRVSHSLSFRDSIVASSKNLKQTNTVSYFLNPMVKPHDDNKGFWIPAFAGMTFLHDLVTIWNNKLSILRVSFAVGFSYMTYIVPFVFMNSFISLITDIPLETMMKFNTEFLIFDMVMILIIGHLTKKLHYLTILSSTLIIMSLSIIPLWLFLNNSSIWYVNFVRIWIIVLGVSFLAPLNCWLNDLFKTADKYMLVGIGSSIGSSLIGRLVPSTCLTLWHATGSSLSIAVYITVISAITLWAVRVRN; encoded by the coding sequence ATGAATAATTTGTTAAGCAAAAGGGATTTGTCAATCTTAATCGGTAATGCAATGGATCATTTCGATACTGCACTTTATGGGTGTCTTGCACCGTTACTTGCCGGTATTTTCTTTCCAAATTATGATAAAGTCGTAGCCTTAATACTTACCTATAGCGTTCTTGCTACCTCTTTATTTACACGGCCAATTGGTGCTTATTTTTTTGGTGTTATTGCTAAAAAATACAGCGGGATTTTTGCGTTGTCTCATTCTTTGATTGGAGTTGCTTTTAGCACTGCTCTAATTGGTCTAATCCCTTCTCATGCCCGAATAGGCTGGCTTGCACCACTATTATTAGTTGTGCTTAGAACATTTCAAGGATTATATTCCGAGGGTGAATGTACTATTGCTAAATTATATATTTTAGAAAATAAAGACGAAACAAAAGCATTTAAGGCTTCTTACCTTTATCAAACCTCTACTATGGTCGGTATTATTCTTGCTTCCTTTATCAGCACTATAGTTTTAAATATAGATTATAATGAATATTGGCGTTTATGTTTTATATTCGGGGGGTTTACAGCTCTTGTAGGTTATTTTTTAAGGAAGAGTGATTCTATTAGAGTAAGCCATTCACTGTCATTCCGCGACTCGATCGTGGCATCCAGTAAGAACCTTAAACAAACTAATACTGTAAGTTATTTTCTGAACCCTATGGTCAAGCCACATGATGACAATAAAGGTTTCTGGATTCCCGCTTTTGCGGGAATGACATTTTTACACGATCTCGTTACAATTTGGAACAATAAACTAAGCATTTTACGGGTTAGTTTTGCCGTAGGCTTCTCATATATGACTTATATAGTACCTTTTGTATTTATGAATAGTTTTATTTCTCTTATTACCGATATACCACTTGAAACCATGATGAAGTTTAATACTGAGTTTCTAATTTTCGATATGGTTATGATTCTAATAATTGGACATCTAACTAAAAAACTACATTATCTTACAATACTAAGCAGCACTCTTATTATAATGAGTTTAAGTATAATTCCTTTATGGTTATTCTTGAATAATTCATCTATATGGTATGTTAATTTTGTACGTATTTGGATTATAGTACTTGGAGTTAGTTTCTTAGCACCTTTAAATTGCTGGCTAAATGATTTGTTTAAAACCGCCGATAAATATATGCTAGTTGGTATCGGCAGTAGTATCGGCTCTTCACTAATCGGACGTCTTGTCCCTTCTACCTGTCTAACGCTTTGGCATGCAACAGGTAGCTCTTTGTCAATTGCGGTTTATATAACTGTAATATCTGCAATAACCTTATGGGCTGTGAGAGTGAGAAATTAA
- a CDS encoding prenyltransferase: MVKKLKYDFLVKIIMTDPLAAKAFLEYYSDDFKNLVDLSRIVNRERKLHRGIFK, encoded by the coding sequence ATGGTCAAAAAATTAAAATACGATTTTTTAGTAAAAATAATAATGACCGATCCGTTAGCAGCCAAAGCATTTCTAGAATATTATTCTGATGATTTTAAGAACTTAGTAGATTTGTCAAGAATAGTAAATAGAGAAAGAAAACTACATAGAGGAATCTTTAAATAA
- the ubiA gene encoding 4-hydroxybenzoate octaprenyltransferase, which yields MLNKLLLTLKLMRVDKPVAYLLVFFPALFGLLLTNPSNTELAHLLPLFILGSITTRSSGCIINDIFDRKFDKHVARTKDRPLASGALSVAYAMFIFFILSIISFFILLLLSKTAIYTGFFAVIMISIYPLMKRITYFPQIFMGFTFNLGALIAYAAVQDKLDVTAIIMYLACCFWATGYDTIYGFMDIKDDKKIGVKSLSVYLENKHYKFWLYICYIGFILLFILATKIANHNINYLPILAALILLILQVATLEIQNPANCITRFRANNYVGILLSLNFY from the coding sequence ATGCTAAATAAACTTTTACTTACTTTAAAATTAATGCGGGTAGATAAGCCGGTAGCTTATTTGCTAGTTTTTTTTCCTGCTTTATTTGGATTATTACTGACAAATCCTTCTAACACAGAGTTAGCTCATTTATTACCGCTATTTATTTTAGGAAGTATAACGACTAGAAGTAGTGGATGTATTATTAATGATATATTTGATCGGAAATTTGATAAGCATGTAGCAAGAACTAAAGATCGACCTTTAGCAAGCGGTGCTTTATCTGTTGCTTATGCTATGTTTATATTCTTTATTCTTAGCATTATCTCGTTTTTTATTTTATTACTTTTAAGTAAAACAGCTATATATACTGGGTTTTTTGCAGTAATAATGATTAGCATATACCCGTTAATGAAACGTATTACCTACTTCCCGCAAATATTTATGGGATTTACCTTTAATCTAGGAGCGTTAATAGCTTATGCGGCAGTTCAGGATAAGCTTGATGTGACAGCAATTATTATGTATTTAGCATGCTGTTTTTGGGCAACCGGCTATGATACGATTTATGGCTTTATGGATATAAAAGACGATAAGAAAATAGGAGTGAAATCATTAAGCGTATATTTAGAGAACAAGCATTATAAGTTTTGGCTTTATATATGTTATATAGGTTTTATATTGTTATTTATTCTAGCAACAAAGATAGCTAATCATAATATCAACTATCTACCTATCTTAGCTGCTTTGATTTTATTGATATTACAAGTAGCAACTCTAGAAATTCAAAACCCTGCTAATTGCATAACAAGGTTCAGAGCTAATAATTATGTCGGTATATTATTGAGTTTGAATTTTTATTAA